The Lacrimispora xylanolytica genome has a segment encoding these proteins:
- a CDS encoding ABC transporter substrate-binding protein, whose amino-acid sequence MKKIIPIFMALTVALTALTGCSTKKGEPETKPQDTTASLSQEVTESKTDSAKNESYTLKIGSLKGPTSMGLVELKDQSSKGTSEGSYEFTMVTAADELLGKIVSKELDIALVPANMASILYTKTNHEITVLDINTLGVLYGISGDASIKTTADLKGKTIYLTGKGTTPDYVLQHLLKANGLTAEDVTLEYKSEATEVASILKEKPDAVGILPQPFATAAMVQNDKLHMVLDLTKEWDAKSGSEGGSLVTGVTICRNEVLKEHKEAVDTFMAEHKKSAEFVNSNVSEAAALVVSDGIIEKAPIAEKAIPYCSITYIDGKDMKPLLGGYLNVLFDMEPSSVGGALPDDSFYYMP is encoded by the coding sequence ATGAAAAAAATAATACCAATATTCATGGCACTTACAGTGGCTCTCACCGCATTAACCGGCTGTTCCACAAAGAAAGGGGAGCCGGAAACAAAGCCCCAGGACACGACTGCATCTTTATCTCAGGAAGTCACTGAATCCAAAACAGATTCGGCAAAAAATGAGAGCTATACCTTAAAAATCGGCTCTTTAAAAGGCCCTACCTCTATGGGACTGGTGGAGCTTAAGGATCAGTCTTCAAAGGGTACCTCGGAGGGAAGCTATGAGTTTACGATGGTAACCGCAGCCGACGAACTCCTTGGGAAGATAGTAAGCAAGGAGCTGGATATCGCCTTGGTACCCGCTAATATGGCTTCCATTCTTTATACAAAGACAAACCATGAAATCACGGTACTTGACATCAATACATTAGGAGTTCTCTATGGTATCTCAGGGGATGCTTCTATTAAGACAACAGCCGACTTAAAGGGTAAAACCATATATCTTACTGGCAAAGGAACCACCCCGGATTATGTATTACAGCATCTATTAAAGGCCAACGGACTGACCGCAGAGGATGTGACTCTGGAGTATAAATCAGAGGCAACCGAAGTAGCTTCTATTCTAAAAGAAAAACCAGACGCTGTCGGCATACTTCCCCAGCCCTTTGCAACTGCTGCCATGGTCCAAAATGACAAGCTTCATATGGTCCTTGATCTGACCAAAGAATGGGATGCAAAATCCGGATCAGAGGGCGGCAGCCTGGTCACAGGTGTCACTATCTGCAGAAATGAGGTATTAAAGGAGCACAAAGAGGCTGTGGATACCTTTATGGCGGAACATAAAAAATCTGCGGAATTTGTCAACTCGAATGTAAGTGAGGCTGCTGCACTGGTGGTTTCCGACGGAATCATTGAAAAAGCACCCATTGCAGAGAAAGCTATCCCCTATTGCAGCATTACATATATTGACGGAAAAGATATGAAGCCCCTTTTAGGCGGCTACCTAAACGTACTCTTTGATATGGAGCCGTCATCTGTGGGCGGAGCTCTTCCTGATGATTCCTTCTATTATATGCCATAA
- a CDS encoding ABC transporter permease — protein sequence MKSSAFQLKRAFMILFWIFLWQAASSALQNNIILVGPLEVLQSLLSQILTMEFWKTIAFSFGKISLGFFLSFAAGMVTGGAAFRFPLLEDFLEPPMLFLKSVPVASFIILALIWIGSENLSLFIAFLVVFPMIYLHTMAGFRSADKKLLEMARVFQMPRVKKLFYIYRPALLPHLIGGCRVALGMSFKSGIAAEVIGVPDHSIGEKLYMAKIYLSTADLFAWTLVILVISAAFESLFLWLLSLAAPAVVVNRRKED from the coding sequence ATGAAATCATCTGCCTTCCAGCTAAAACGTGCATTCATGATCCTCTTTTGGATCTTCCTGTGGCAGGCGGCAAGCTCTGCCCTCCAAAACAATATTATTTTAGTAGGCCCTTTGGAGGTTCTTCAGTCGCTGCTGTCACAGATTCTTACCATGGAGTTCTGGAAGACCATAGCTTTTTCCTTTGGAAAAATCAGTCTTGGTTTTTTCCTCTCTTTTGCAGCTGGCATGGTGACCGGAGGCGCTGCTTTTCGTTTTCCCCTTCTGGAAGACTTCTTAGAGCCGCCCATGTTATTTTTAAAGTCTGTGCCCGTGGCGTCTTTTATTATACTGGCGCTAATCTGGATCGGATCAGAAAACCTGTCCCTGTTTATTGCCTTTTTGGTGGTATTTCCCATGATCTATCTCCATACCATGGCAGGCTTTCGCAGTGCGGATAAAAAGCTTCTGGAAATGGCAAGAGTATTTCAGATGCCGCGTGTTAAGAAGTTATTTTACATATACCGCCCCGCTCTCCTTCCTCATCTGATTGGCGGCTGCCGGGTGGCACTTGGAATGAGCTTTAAATCAGGAATTGCCGCTGAAGTCATCGGGGTTCCGGATCATTCCATTGGAGAAAAGCTATATATGGCAAAGATTTATCTAAGCACTGCTGACTTATTTGCCTGGACACTGGTAATTCTCGTAATCAGCGCTGCCTTTGAATCCCTGTTTTTATGGCTCTTATCCCTGGCAGCTCCTGCCGTCGTCGTAAATAGAAGGAAGGAGGATTAG
- a CDS encoding ABC transporter ATP-binding protein, translated as MELNIRDLCLSFDGRSVLSDVNLSLHSGNVYCLMGPSGSGKTSFLKILLGLLKADSGFVHIPVGIKMSAVFQEDRLCEEFTPMENLIMTVPGYSREHREKAKEILLNLLPEESLLRPVSTLSGGMKRRVAIGRALFVPSDVILMDEPFTGLDHGTKEKVIRYIKTCTRDKLVIISTHHSEDAALFDGTLIHV; from the coding sequence ATGGAACTGAACATAAGAGATTTATGTTTATCCTTTGATGGTCGTTCCGTTCTTTCTGATGTGAACTTATCCCTTCATTCCGGTAACGTTTACTGCCTTATGGGTCCATCGGGCTCTGGAAAGACCTCATTTTTAAAGATTCTTTTAGGACTTTTAAAAGCGGATTCTGGCTTTGTTCATATTCCTGTTGGAATAAAAATGTCTGCTGTGTTTCAGGAAGACCGTCTCTGCGAGGAATTTACGCCCATGGAAAACCTGATCATGACAGTTCCTGGCTACTCCAGAGAGCATAGAGAAAAAGCAAAGGAAATACTTCTAAATCTTCTGCCGGAAGAGTCTCTTCTACGGCCTGTGTCCACCTTAAGCGGTGGCATGAAGCGGCGGGTCGCCATTGGAAGAGCCTTATTTGTTCCTTCTGATGTAATACTAATGGATGAACCATTTACCGGACTTGACCATGGGACAAAAGAAAAGGTAATTCGCTATATCAAGACTTGTACCAGAGATAAGCTGGTAATTATAAGCACCCATCATTCAGAAGATGCGGCCCTATTTGATGGAACTTTGATCCACGTATGA
- a CDS encoding purine-nucleoside phosphorylase has product MNQVYEKLQNCLKSVREKTDFVPEVALILGSGLGEYAEEIEVAATIDYKDIEGFPVSTVAGHKGRFIFGYVNKVPVVIMQGRVHFYEGYPMTDVVLPTRLMGLLGAKTLFLTNACGGINKEFHAGDFMLIKDHIATSVPSPLLGENIDELGPRFPDMSDVYRRELRGLIKEAAKEEGIELQEGIYFQLSGPAYESPAEVQMCRILGADAVGMSTACEALAANHMGMKVCGISCITNMACGITDQPLSHAEVQETADRVAPLFKKLITASITKIAGK; this is encoded by the coding sequence ATGAATCAAGTATATGAAAAACTTCAAAATTGTTTGAAAAGTGTTAGGGAAAAAACGGATTTTGTTCCGGAAGTCGCCCTGATCCTGGGTTCCGGTCTTGGAGAGTATGCAGAGGAGATAGAAGTAGCAGCAACCATTGATTATAAGGATATTGAAGGCTTTCCGGTTTCAACGGTAGCAGGACATAAGGGAAGATTTATTTTTGGTTATGTAAACAAGGTTCCAGTGGTAATCATGCAGGGACGTGTTCATTTTTACGAGGGATACCCAATGACAGATGTGGTGCTCCCAACAAGGCTGATGGGATTATTAGGAGCAAAGACCTTATTCCTGACCAATGCCTGCGGCGGCATCAATAAGGAGTTCCATGCCGGCGATTTCATGCTGATTAAGGATCACATTGCAACCTCAGTTCCTTCCCCACTACTGGGAGAGAATATTGATGAACTGGGTCCAAGATTCCCGGATATGAGCGATGTATACCGCAGAGAGCTTCGCGGCCTCATTAAGGAAGCGGCAAAGGAAGAAGGTATTGAGCTTCAGGAAGGTATTTATTTTCAGTTATCCGGTCCGGCTTATGAGTCTCCGGCTGAAGTGCAGATGTGCCGTATTCTGGGAGCAGACGCCGTAGGCATGAGCACTGCCTGTGAGGCGCTTGCAGCCAACCATATGGGCATGAAGGTGTGCGGTATCTCCTGTATCACCAATATGGCCTGTGGAATCACAGACCAGCCTTTAAGCCATGCAGAGGTTCAGGAAACTGCAGACCGTGTGGCACCGTTATTTAAAAAATTAATTACTGCTTCTATTACTAAGATTGCGGGAAAGTAG